The Cygnus atratus isolate AKBS03 ecotype Queensland, Australia chromosome 19, CAtr_DNAZoo_HiC_assembly, whole genome shotgun sequence genome includes a window with the following:
- the LOC118260730 gene encoding LOW QUALITY PROTEIN: olfactory receptor 2A25-like (The sequence of the model RefSeq protein was modified relative to this genomic sequence to represent the inferred CDS: substituted 1 base at 1 genomic stop codon) — translation PPVLHVLLLSLXMSPESLQGGNLSSPTSFLLLGFSSAYKAQVALCLGFSLIYLVTLLGNLLIMNLVWLDAHLHSPMYYFLGHLSFLDICYSTVTVPKILKDSFSPQKTISFVGCITQIYFFLCFGGSECVLLAAMAYDRYLAICRPLHYAALMSKKVCHCLVAVSWLSGSFSSLIQAFLTAHLHFCGSSVINHLFCEIPFLLNVSCSPNARLNKAVLYALAGTIAMGSFLLTLMSYVHILWAVLQKGAGGQKAFATCTSHLTVVFLFFGAGAIAYLLPHSSTSKEMGKVLALLYAIITPMLNPIIYSLRNNEVQGAIRKALHRVLSQRSTKDTGRAAEQPLPSPCTEGSC, via the coding sequence CCACCTGTCCTTCATGTCCTCCTGCTCTCCCTATAGATGAGTCCCGAATCCCTGCAGGGGGGAAATCTCAGCAGCCCCACCTCATTCCTTCTCTTGGGGTTTTCCAGTGCCTACAAAGCACAGGTGGCCCTCTGCCTGGGTTTCTCGCTCATTTACCTGGTGACTCTGCTGGGGAACCTGCTCATAATGAACCTCGTCTGGCTGGACGCTCACCTGCACTCCCCCATGTATTACTTCCTGGGCCACCTCTCCTTCCTGGATATCTGCTACTCCACCGTCACAGTCCCTAAGATCCTCAAGGACTCCTTCTCACCACAGAAGACCATTTCCTTTGTGGGCTGCATCACACAGATCtacttcttcctttgctttgggGGCTCTGAGTGTGTGCTCCTGGCTGCCATGGCCTACGATCGGTACCTGGCCATCTGCCGCCCCCTTCACTATGCAGCGCTCATGAGCAAGAAGGTTTGCCACTGCTTAGTGGCTGTTTCATGGTTGAGCGGCTCCTTCTCATCTCTGATCCAGGCCTTTCTCACAGCCCACTTACACTTCTGTGGGTCCAGTGTGATCAATCACTTGTTCTGTGAGATACCCTTCTTGCTGAATGTGTCCTGCAGCCCTAATGCTCGCCTCAACAAGGCTGTCCTGTATGCTTTGGCTGGGACTATTGCCATGGGCTCTTTCCTCCTTACTCTCATGTCGTATGTTCACATCCTCTGGGCTGTCCTCCAGAAGGGAGCAGGGGGGCAGAAGGCCTTTGCCACCTGCACCTCCCACCTGACTGTGGTGTTCCTGTTCTTTGGTGCTGGGGCCATTGCCTACCTGCTGCCGcactccagcacctccaagGAGATGGGCAAGGTCCTCGCCCTGCTGTACGCCATCATAACCCCCATGTTGAATCCCATCATTTACAGCTTGAGAAATAACGAAGTCCAGGGGGCCATCAGGAAAGCCCTGCACAGGGTGTTGTCACAGAGATCCACCAAGGACACAGGCAGGGCTGcggagcagcccctgccctcacCATGCACGGAGGGCAGCTGCTGA